From a region of the Gemmatimonadales bacterium genome:
- a CDS encoding bifunctional homocysteine S-methyltransferase/methylenetetrahydrofolate reductase, with the protein MPERTLRDLIDDGRVHLFDGAMGTMLYARGVFINVCYDELSLKAADLVREIHHAYVKAGAEILETNTFGANPIKLGHYGLAEDTRAINRRAAELAREAAGARALVTGAIGPLGVRLEPFGETSRVDAFELFKRQAEGLLEGGVHGFVLETFSDLDEIHEALRAVRAVCDLPVVAQMTIQEDGATAYGSDPETLARALDEFGADVIGLNCSVGPQGVLEAIERMARVTSRPLSAQPNAGLPRQVGDRKMYMASPEYTGEYAKRLVEAGARFVGGCCGTTPEHVKTMAAYVQSVSPRQVIAVSAEPVVAPTGVEPVPLAERSRWGRKLDGGEFLTTVEIVPPRGVDPATMLAGARQLKGAGIDAINVPDGPRAQSRMGALMSALLIEREVGIETVIHYCCRDRNLLSMLSDLLGAAAHRLRNLLIITGDPPKMGPYPEATGVFDIDSIGLTNLVHRLNHGLDPGGNPIGAPTAFVIGVGVNPAAVDPERELKRFAWKVDAGADFAITQPVFDPEQLERFLARAEGFRIPIIAGIWPLVSLRNAEFLANEVPGVSVPSTVIERMRRAQERGKDAALAEGVAIAREMLQRIRPAVQGAQVSAPFGRVGVALDVLA; encoded by the coding sequence ATGCCTGAGCGCACGCTGCGGGACCTGATCGACGACGGGCGGGTGCACCTGTTCGACGGTGCGATGGGCACGATGCTGTACGCCCGCGGCGTCTTCATCAACGTCTGCTACGACGAGCTGTCGCTCAAGGCGGCCGACCTGGTGCGGGAGATCCACCACGCGTACGTGAAAGCCGGCGCCGAGATCCTCGAGACCAACACCTTCGGCGCCAATCCGATCAAGCTCGGACACTACGGGCTGGCGGAGGACACCCGCGCGATCAACCGCCGCGCCGCCGAGCTCGCCCGCGAAGCCGCCGGCGCGCGGGCGCTGGTGACCGGCGCCATCGGCCCGCTCGGCGTCCGGCTCGAGCCGTTCGGGGAGACCTCGCGCGTGGACGCGTTCGAGCTGTTCAAGCGGCAGGCCGAGGGGCTGCTGGAGGGCGGCGTCCACGGCTTCGTGCTCGAGACCTTCTCGGACCTCGACGAGATCCACGAGGCGCTGCGCGCGGTGCGGGCCGTCTGCGACTTGCCGGTCGTGGCCCAGATGACGATCCAGGAGGACGGCGCGACGGCGTACGGCAGCGATCCCGAGACGCTGGCGCGCGCGCTCGACGAGTTCGGGGCCGACGTGATCGGGCTCAACTGCTCGGTCGGGCCCCAGGGGGTACTCGAGGCCATCGAGCGGATGGCGCGTGTCACGTCGCGACCGCTGTCGGCGCAGCCCAACGCGGGTCTCCCGCGGCAGGTCGGCGACCGCAAGATGTACATGGCGTCGCCCGAGTACACCGGCGAGTATGCCAAGCGGCTGGTGGAGGCGGGCGCGCGGTTCGTGGGCGGCTGCTGCGGCACGACGCCCGAGCACGTCAAGACGATGGCGGCCTACGTGCAGAGCGTGTCGCCGCGTCAGGTCATCGCGGTGTCGGCCGAGCCGGTGGTGGCGCCCACCGGGGTGGAGCCGGTGCCGCTGGCCGAGCGGTCGCGCTGGGGCCGCAAGCTCGACGGGGGCGAGTTCCTCACCACCGTCGAGATCGTGCCGCCGCGCGGCGTCGATCCCGCCACGATGCTCGCCGGGGCCCGGCAGCTGAAGGGCGCCGGCATCGACGCGATCAACGTGCCGGACGGCCCCCGCGCCCAGAGCCGGATGGGCGCGCTGATGAGCGCGCTCCTGATCGAGCGCGAGGTCGGCATCGAAACGGTGATCCACTACTGCTGCCGCGACCGCAACCTGCTGTCCATGCTGTCGGACCTGCTGGGGGCGGCGGCCCACCGGCTCAGGAACCTCCTCATCATCACCGGCGACCCGCCGAAGATGGGGCCCTACCCGGAGGCCACCGGGGTCTTCGACATCGATTCGATCGGCCTGACGAACCTGGTCCACCGCCTCAACCACGGCCTGGACCCGGGCGGCAATCCCATCGGAGCGCCGACCGCGTTCGTCATCGGCGTCGGCGTCAATCCGGCTGCCGTGGACCCCGAGCGGGAGCTCAAGCGCTTCGCCTGGAAGGTGGATGCCGGGGCCGACTTCGCGATCACCCAGCCGGTCTTCGATCCGGAGCAGCTCGAGCGATTCCTGGCCCGGGCCGAGGGCTTCCGCATCCCCATCATCGCGGGCATCTGGCCCCTCGTCTCGCTCCGCAACGCGGAGTTCCTCGCCAACGAGGTGCCGGGGGTGTCCGTGCCTTCCACGGTGATCGAGCGCATGCGGCGCGCCCAGGAGCGTGGCAAGGACGCGGCGCTGGCCGAGGGCGTGGCGATCGCCCGGGAGATGCTCCAGCGGATCCGGCCCGCGGTCCAGGGGGCGCAGGTCAGCGCCCCGTTCGGCCGCGTGGGCGTGGCGCTCGACGTGCTCGCCTGA
- a CDS encoding prepilin-type N-terminal cleavage/methylation domain-containing protein: MRPGLGFTLVEIMMAVVIFSVVILSLVGLSFRVAKYSTRATDQALGMSTLLAKVDRAASSPFDSLPNLVGCDTASSGLYRVVGCTAVTILSPRLDSIQIIVASTLPSARPDTINMQRGKERRPVPLR, from the coding sequence GTGAGGCCCGGCCTGGGCTTCACGCTGGTGGAGATCATGATGGCGGTGGTCATCTTCTCGGTCGTGATCCTGTCCCTGGTGGGCCTCTCGTTCCGGGTGGCCAAGTACTCGACCCGCGCCACGGACCAGGCGCTGGGCATGTCGACGCTGCTCGCCAAGGTGGACCGGGCGGCAAGCTCGCCCTTCGACAGCCTGCCCAACCTGGTTGGCTGCGACACGGCGTCCAGCGGGCTCTACCGGGTCGTCGGCTGCACGGCGGTGACCATTCTCTCGCCCCGCCTCGACAGCATCCAGATCATCGTCGCGTCCACCCTGCCGAGTGCGCGGCCCGACACCATCAACATGCAGCGGGGCAAGGAGCGTCGCCCCGTGCCGCTGCGATGA